The following are encoded in a window of Anaerolineae bacterium genomic DNA:
- a CDS encoding epoxyqueuosine reductase QueH: MKILLHICCAPCAIYPVKILRKQNMEVMGFFYKHNIHPYQECVKRQKALQSYAESIDLRVVYQEGYDLEGFIQNVVFRESERCSYCYHDRLRATALVAKRGKFDYFTSTLLYSKFQKHDMIKSMGESIGKKVGVPFYYKDFRIGWKQGIEESKQLGIYRQQYCGCVYSEKERYYSNELSAPSLRT, encoded by the coding sequence TTGAAAATTCTGCTTCATATATGCTGCGCGCCCTGTGCAATATATCCGGTTAAGATTCTCCGCAAGCAAAATATGGAGGTCATGGGTTTTTTTTATAAACACAACATCCATCCTTATCAGGAATGCGTGAAAAGGCAGAAGGCTCTGCAGTCTTATGCAGAGTCAATTGATCTTCGCGTTGTTTATCAGGAAGGTTACGATCTTGAAGGCTTTATTCAAAATGTTGTATTCAGGGAATCAGAGCGCTGTTCCTACTGTTATCATGACCGCCTGAGGGCAACCGCTCTTGTGGCAAAACGCGGCAAGTTTGATTATTTTACATCCACCCTTTTATACAGCAAATTCCAGAAGCATGACATGATAAAATCAATGGGTGAATCAATCGGCAAAAAGGTGGGCGTTCCATTTTATTACAAAGACTTCCGCATTGGATGGAAACAGGGGATCGAGGAGTCAAAACAGCTCGGCATCTACCGGCAGCAATACTGCGGGTGTGTTTACAGTGAAAAAGAAAGATATTACTCTAATGAACTTAGCGCACCTTCGCTGCGAACATGA